A part of Myxococcus landrumus genomic DNA contains:
- a CDS encoding ABC transporter permease — protein sequence MMALLDTLRLAFGTFVSNPLRSFLTLLGIVIGATTVVSMMGIIEGLRNEVNENMSELGSNCFQVQRLPFGAGNLSAAEMARRPRFTDADLSAIRGLPSVLTAAGEDSKGGQKMYTALRETRANVGVWAGTPEYFQTNSVTVATGRAFTDVEYLDGRQVAVVGPNIADVLWPGMQPLGQTFRLKGRTFVVVGTLQRKGSFLGGGGQDNSLMIPLTTFRPLFGVGDYRVSVQAHTGELVKRAQDEVTLLMRRRHGLAPLEPDDFFVFSNESATEMFNGMSKVISAASFGVCLLSLLVGGIGILNIMLVAVTERTREIGIRKALGAKKRRILAQFATEAVVLSLAGGLLGVALGIGASHLVRWVIGLPTEVPAWAVWLSLAMSSGVGLGFGIYPAARAAKLDPVEAMRTE from the coding sequence ATGATGGCCTTGCTGGATACCTTGCGGCTCGCGTTCGGGACCTTCGTCTCCAACCCGCTGCGCTCCTTCCTGACGCTGTTGGGCATCGTCATCGGCGCCACCACGGTGGTGTCGATGATGGGAATCATCGAGGGCCTGCGCAACGAGGTGAACGAGAACATGTCGGAGCTGGGCTCCAACTGCTTCCAGGTGCAGCGGCTGCCCTTTGGCGCGGGCAACCTGTCGGCGGCGGAGATGGCGCGGCGGCCTCGCTTCACGGATGCGGACCTGTCGGCCATTCGCGGGCTGCCCTCGGTGTTGACGGCGGCGGGCGAGGACTCGAAGGGCGGACAGAAGATGTACACGGCGCTGCGGGAGACGCGCGCCAACGTGGGTGTGTGGGCGGGGACGCCGGAGTACTTCCAGACGAACTCGGTGACGGTCGCGACGGGGCGCGCCTTCACGGACGTGGAGTACCTGGATGGCCGCCAGGTGGCGGTGGTCGGACCGAACATCGCGGACGTGTTGTGGCCCGGCATGCAGCCGTTGGGTCAGACGTTCCGGCTGAAGGGCCGCACGTTCGTGGTGGTGGGCACGCTCCAGCGCAAGGGGAGCTTCCTGGGCGGCGGTGGACAGGACAACAGCCTGATGATTCCGCTGACCACCTTCCGCCCGCTGTTCGGGGTGGGTGACTACCGGGTGAGTGTCCAGGCGCACACGGGAGAGCTGGTCAAGCGGGCGCAGGACGAGGTGACGCTCCTGATGCGCCGGCGCCACGGCCTGGCGCCGCTGGAGCCCGATGACTTCTTCGTGTTCTCCAATGAGAGCGCCACGGAGATGTTCAACGGCATGTCCAAGGTGATTTCCGCGGCCAGCTTCGGGGTGTGCCTGCTGTCCCTGCTGGTGGGCGGCATCGGCATCCTGAACATCATGCTGGTCGCCGTGACGGAGCGGACCCGGGAGATTGGCATCCGCAAGGCGCTGGGCGCGAAGAAGCGGCGCATCCTGGCGCAGTTCGCCACGGAGGCGGTGGTGCTGTCGCTGGCGGGCGGATTGCTGGGGGTGGCCCTGGGGATTGGCGCGTCGCACCTGGTGCGCTGGGTGATTGGCCTGCCCACCGAGGTGCCTGCCTGGGCGGTCTGGTTGTCGCTCGCCATGAGCAGCGGTGTGGGCCTGGGCTTCGGCATCTACCCGGCCGCACGCGCGGCGAAGCTGGACCCCGTGGAGGCCATGCGCACGGAGTAA
- a CDS encoding ABC transporter permease codes for MSFRVDVWEGGRIALFSLKANRLRTVLTTVGIGVGVCTLLAIVGIIQGINQSFADQLAQIGSNTIQVSKFPWSMGGDWWEYRNRKNLSADLVPGILKSSEHVVAAAPIYFERAEARFLERRMSSVLVLGTTPDAAIISSFYVDQGRFLTTADVETRSQVVVLGSEVARTLFPGLNPLGHRLVLGSKPYRVVGVMESKGTVLGDNQDLQVFIPYRSFQTHFGKRNSPVINVMVDSPDNVLTAQDLIAATLRRERKTPPGAKDDFALNRPEQLASMYAQLTGALYGAATGVGLITLLVGGIGIMNIMLVSVRERTREIGVRRALGARKRTIILQFLMEAASVSAVGGVMGTLVGLGLAKTVSWITPLAAAVKPLTVVGGVGFAAAVGLLFGIWPAARAANLDPVEALRHD; via the coding sequence GTGAGCTTCAGGGTCGACGTGTGGGAGGGCGGGCGCATCGCCCTGTTCTCGCTGAAGGCGAACCGTCTGCGGACCGTGCTGACGACCGTGGGGATTGGCGTGGGGGTCTGCACCCTCCTGGCCATCGTCGGCATCATCCAGGGCATCAACCAGTCGTTCGCGGACCAGCTCGCGCAGATTGGCTCCAACACGATTCAGGTCTCCAAGTTCCCCTGGTCCATGGGCGGGGACTGGTGGGAGTACCGCAACCGGAAGAACCTGTCGGCGGACCTGGTCCCCGGCATCCTCAAGTCCTCCGAGCACGTGGTGGCGGCGGCGCCCATCTACTTCGAGCGGGCGGAGGCGCGGTTCCTGGAGCGGCGGATGTCGTCGGTGCTGGTGCTGGGCACCACGCCCGACGCGGCCATCATCTCGTCGTTCTACGTGGACCAGGGTCGCTTCCTCACCACCGCGGACGTGGAGACCCGCTCGCAGGTGGTGGTGCTGGGCTCGGAGGTGGCGCGCACGCTGTTCCCGGGGCTCAACCCCCTGGGCCACCGGCTGGTGCTGGGCAGCAAGCCCTACCGCGTGGTGGGCGTCATGGAATCCAAGGGCACGGTGCTGGGGGACAACCAGGACCTCCAGGTCTTCATCCCCTACCGCTCCTTCCAGACCCACTTCGGCAAGCGCAACTCCCCCGTCATCAACGTGATGGTGGACTCGCCGGACAACGTGCTCACGGCGCAGGACCTCATCGCCGCCACGCTCCGGCGCGAGCGAAAGACGCCGCCTGGGGCCAAGGATGACTTCGCCCTCAACCGGCCCGAGCAGCTGGCCAGCATGTACGCCCAGCTCACCGGCGCGCTGTACGGCGCGGCCACGGGCGTGGGGTTGATTACGCTGCTGGTGGGCGGCATCGGCATCATGAACATCATGCTGGTGTCGGTGCGCGAGCGGACGCGAGAGATTGGCGTGCGGCGCGCGCTGGGGGCCCGCAAGCGCACCATCATCCTCCAGTTCCTGATGGAGGCCGCGAGCGTGTCGGCGGTGGGCGGGGTGATGGGGACGCTCGTGGGGTTGGGCCTGGCGAAGACGGTGTCGTGGATTACGCCCCTGGCGGCGGCGGTGAAGCCGCTGACCGTCGTGGGAGGCGTGGGCTTCGCGGCGGCGGTGGGCCTGCTGTTCGGCATCTGGCCCGCGGCGCGCGCGGCGAACCTGGACCCGGTGGAAGCACTCCGCCACGACTGA
- a CDS encoding cysteine desulfurase family protein, whose amino-acid sequence MSPEHPLYLDHNATTPVDPEVVDAMLPYLREHFGNPSSGHPYGRRALEALEEARAKVAALIGAKSSEVLFTSGGTEANNLAIRGAAESHAERRHLVTSVIEHPATRLPCDALEWRGWRVTWLPVDAQGRVRVEDAARVLDSETALVSLMHSNNETGVLQPVAEVAALAHRHGVTVHTDAAQSVGKVPVDVTALGVDLLTLVGHKLRAPKGVGALYVRRGTPLRAVTLGGGQERGLRPGTQNVPYAVGLGVACSLAGRRLARGLAEQVALRERLWTRLRVSIPGLALSGEDAERLPNTLHVRFPGVRGSAVLAATPEVAASTGSACHEGGETASSVLRAMGVGEQEALGSVRLSLGPDTSQEEVDRAADALIRAWRQVG is encoded by the coding sequence ATGAGCCCCGAGCACCCGCTGTACCTGGACCACAACGCCACCACCCCCGTGGACCCGGAGGTGGTGGACGCGATGTTGCCGTACCTGCGCGAGCACTTCGGCAACCCCTCCAGCGGCCACCCCTACGGCCGCCGCGCGCTCGAGGCGCTGGAGGAGGCTCGCGCGAAGGTGGCCGCCCTCATCGGCGCGAAGTCCTCCGAGGTGCTCTTCACCTCCGGCGGCACGGAGGCCAACAACCTGGCCATCCGAGGCGCCGCCGAGAGCCACGCCGAGCGCCGCCACCTCGTCACCTCCGTCATCGAACACCCCGCCACCCGCCTGCCGTGCGACGCGCTGGAGTGGCGCGGCTGGCGCGTGACGTGGCTGCCCGTGGACGCCCAGGGCCGCGTGCGCGTGGAGGACGCGGCGCGGGTCCTCGACTCCGAAACCGCACTCGTGTCACTGATGCATTCCAATAACGAGACGGGCGTGCTCCAGCCCGTGGCGGAGGTGGCGGCCCTGGCTCACCGTCACGGCGTCACGGTGCACACGGACGCGGCGCAGTCGGTGGGGAAGGTGCCCGTGGACGTGACGGCGCTGGGCGTGGACCTGCTCACCCTGGTGGGCCACAAGCTGCGCGCCCCCAAGGGCGTGGGCGCGCTGTACGTGCGCCGGGGCACGCCGCTCCGGGCCGTGACGCTGGGCGGAGGACAGGAGCGAGGCCTGAGGCCGGGGACCCAGAACGTCCCCTATGCCGTGGGCCTGGGCGTCGCGTGTTCGCTCGCGGGACGCCGGCTCGCGAGGGGCCTCGCGGAACAGGTGGCCCTGCGCGAGCGGCTGTGGACCCGGCTTCGTGTTTCGATTCCGGGACTGGCCTTGAGCGGTGAGGACGCGGAGCGGCTGCCCAACACACTCCATGTCCGCTTCCCTGGCGTGCGAGGCAGCGCGGTGCTGGCCGCGACACCGGAGGTCGCCGCATCCACGGGCTCGGCGTGTCACGAGGGAGGAGAGACGGCGTCCTCCGTCCTGCGGGCCATGGGGGTGGGCGAGCAGGAGGCCCTGGGCTCCGTGCGTCTGTCGCTGGGACCGGACACCTCCCAGGAGGAGGTGGACCGGGCGGCGGACGCCCTCATCCGCGCGTGGCGGCAGGTGGGATGA